In Strix aluco isolate bStrAlu1 chromosome 17, bStrAlu1.hap1, whole genome shotgun sequence, the genomic stretch TTTCAGCATCTGCTTCCCATGGATTCCTGTAGATGTTGGACACCAAAACACCCATAATGTTCTCTAAGTCCTTGTTGACCTTTGCTCACTTCCCTGTTTACCTGCATCCAAGGATTCAGTTTTTGGGGAACAACAGTATTCAGCACCCTACCATGGGAGACTGCTTATGGGAAGCAAAGCCCTGGGCTTCTCGCCTTGGCCATAGACCTCAACCTGGGCTTCCATCGCTTTTCCACGGCACcagctcccctcctgcagcagccagagAGGGTCTGCAGGAAGCAGGTTGTGTTTTGGGGGAAGGAGAGTGACACACAAGGGACTGAGACAGGGTTAAGAGGGAGAAGTGATCTGCACCAACAGGTTCATATCCCAGCAGAGCACTGTGCTGAAGCCAAGTAACCTGCCAGGCTGGCCAATATATACAAATCAGTTCATTCCTCAAGGGTTTAAAGTCCGGAGGAATTAGCACTGAGGGATTAgtttagaaatgtgttttctttggagCACAGAAACACCATATGCTTAAAGAGAAACTTGTTTTTACTCCCCAGTGCTTCCCAAGGCCTGAGGAGTTTCAGATCTGTAGGTCGGGTTGGGTTTGCTGAGCACTGAgtgctcctcctctgctctgctctgctcttccttggGTTGCTCAATAGGAAGATTTCCAGCCGTACACCCATGTCTCAGCATCAGGGTCCAGTCAGGACTTTGTCCGTGGCATAAGCGTGGATCTCCGAGACTCAGTGATTCCCTCATAGTGGCCAAGAGCATCAGCCCCACCAGGTCACTATGGTGAAGGGGGACAGCTGCCATGTCCCCATGCTGAATCCACCCCTACGTCAGGCTGAAAGCCCAGTCAGGGACGTACAGGTTCTCACAGAGCTTTTGCAATAGCCACAGTTGGGTTTTGGCTTACCCAACGTCATGGCTTCCTGCGATGTTACCCACAGCCAAGTGGGGAAATCAGACCTTGAGCTGTCGTGCTGGCTATGTCCCATGCTCCAGACTGCAGCTGAGCTAGCGATAAGCTGCAATGGAAGGAGGTAAGTCTGAGGATCCAGTATAtccacatacatatatacatatatatatatatgaatatgtatatttatatatcagGCTCTATAACTCAGTGCTCCCAGTACTGTGGCTCTCAAACCTTCCTTCTCCTGCCCGAATTCATTCATTTGTGACCTTCTCCTTTCAACAGAGACAGGACAAAGCACGCAGGAGTCACTGCCAGAGAAAGCAGCTCCACCCCCAGCTCCCCCTTGCCTTTACTGTCCCCAGTGAGTAAGAATGCTGGCACTGAGAAAGCAGCTCACAGGGGAGCAGAAGAAACTCATCACGATGTGTCAGGCCTCGAGCTGGAAGAAGGTGGGTGCTGCTGGCTCCCACCACCCTTGAAGACCTGggaatggggagagtgactgagCCACAGTGCAAAGCTGCTCTGGGAAAGGGTCTGGAGAGCAAAGACCAAGCTGTTGGCAGCTCAGATGGACATTGCCATGGGCAGAATAGCTGCTGGGGTGCGAAATGCATGTCAGGGGAGAAACACGCTGCTCTGCATTAGAGCAAGAGTGGTTGGGTGCCCTCACTGTAAGATGAGTGCTGTGCAAGTGTGGACCCGCCACCCATTTCATGCAGCGACCATGTCGTTGCCTTGCTGTCACCCACACATGCGATCAAGGGTACATTCAGTCAGGTGCTGGCTTAAGCCAGACAGAAATTTTGACTCAAAATCTTCAATAGGAGGTTGTTGGTACCAGCCAGTGACATCCTTGGGAGGTTGTGAGACTCCagcaggctgcagggcagggcagcctgCAACAGCTCTGCGGGACCACCACAGTGGCTGGTTGTGtgtttttttgcagaaaagcctGCAGGACAGAAAAGCTCTCCAAGCAGTAGGACTTCCCCAGGCACTGTTCTCCAAGAAGTCAGCCTCGCAGAAATGGTGAGTTGCCAGAAGTAGCCTGATGCCCTCAGGCCTTCTCCCCACCACTGTGGTCATCTGAACTGGATCAAGAGAGGTAGACTGGGATAGGGAAAGGCAATCAGGGGTGAAACAATTAACCAGACTCAGGGAGTTTGCAGTTGCCAGAGCCAAGAAGGGCACTAACCAAATGCCAGATGCATCCTCTCTGCAGAAATTGCCACTCACTGCAAGCAAAGCATTTGGAGTTTGGCACAGGGTCCTGTCCCTGCTGCGAGCGTGCACGcctttgttttctcctgtgtttATCCTCCATGACAACACGTCTAGCATCCCTGAGTCCTCTGCCCATTGCTCTGGTTCCTCTCTCAGATGTCTTGCTGGGGAAAGCTCTGAGGAGTGAAGGATCTGGGGAGATTGTGCTGAGCCACATTTCATTGCAGCTTATCCTGAGTTATAGTCAGCTCTCCATTATCTGGGCGAGCAAGGCGCTGGAGCATTGTGTGTCAGAAAACCCTGGAGAACATGTAAACTGTGGGAGTTGTGGGTACTGAGAACAAATACACCACAGCAGCCCTGCCCAAGAGCTTCGCAGATGTGTCTCCATCTGCAGCATAATGAATATTGGTATTTTCAGAGGGCCTGGCATTCAGTGGTTGCCATTTTGTGCATTGATGCAAGACTGCCATGCCTTTAAAACATGGAGAGTATGTGTCAGCTGAGGGATGCTGAGTGATATGGTGATACTGGGCACTGGGAGATGAGACTGCAGGACCTGAAGCCCTGTTCCTGGTCGTGGGAACTCAAGCCCATATACACACCCACATAGATGCTTCTGTTCTGGCACAGGCTTCGCTTACCTGAACTCCACAGAAAACTTGAAAGAGCAGGTGAAAAGGGGTTTTGGtaaggctgcaggcaggctgtgAGGATAATTAATAGGGATCGCAGGAAGGGTTGGTGACATCTCCAGGTGGGCAGGGGAAAGTCAAGTCAGAACATGTGGTGAGGCTTTTATGACAGCAGATGGAGATGATGATGTCCTGGCCTCACAGACAGGTACTCCACTGGAAATACACCCACCAAATCAGTGCGTGCCAGGAGCTTGCATCAATAAAGTCTAGTGGCCTGACTAGGGGTCAAGGAATTTGCAGGGTCTTATCTTGGTTAAGCCACTGAATCATGGCTTGACTTGAGAGGAGGCACAAGACCTGCTGGGTTACAAATCAGTGCAGCCAGAAAATAAAGAGTACTGTATATCTTGCTagaaaaaatgaaggggaaattTCCTaggaaaaccaataaaaatatGGCTGAGTCATTGACCAGAATCATACCAAACAGAGCACTtaggagctgtctgtcttgtTCACACTGGCGAAGAGCTGCGTCTCTGCTTGGTGGGGGTCCCCTTAGCCAATGCACTGCCTGGGTTGCACAGCAGAACAGCTCACCTGGACTTTCTCCCCTCTGCCACAGGCATCCCAGAGGGTCGCCAACCAGCTGCATGGAACCATCGCCCTGGTGAGACCTGGTTCCAGACCCTGCTTCCTGGAAAAAAGTCCCTTGGGGGCAGCAGTGTCCCCACCAGCAAGGAAGACTCCTCTCCCACCAGAGCATGAGCACAGCCCCAGCCTTGAGGCGTGAGTTACCTGTTCGTGGGTCGTGGTGTGTTGCAGCTGTCCCACCGGGCAGACTGTGATCAGATGGCCAGTATTCGCTGCATCTGCCCACTTTCTTCTCCACACTTCTCCCACAGCCTCAGGGAGGGGGGGGTCTCCCTGTTTACAGCAGCAAAAAATGACTGGAATCCAGCCTGACAAGATCAGCCTCTCATTACTCCAGCTTCCTCAGACAGACCCATAAAGTAAAGCGGGTGCCCCCATCTCCAGCCGGGAGGAGAAGGACTTGCCTCATGGGAGGCAGCAATCCCTGCTCCTCCTTATCTTTTCTACTGGGCTTTTCTGCAGGGATCAGCATTTCCCTGGGCTTATCCTCCCCATTGATTTCAGAAGCGCAGAAGGCTGAGCGAAGCCAGTGAGTTCACCTGTAGAGACAGTGAGTTTCCCAGTGTGGGAGTAGATCTGCCGAGCATTCCCAGGAAAAGCTCGCAGTCACAGAAGTTGCCAAATAACCAGTGATAGCAGAGACTCGGTTTGTAGGGGAGGATCATGCACCATACTGACCTTCTTAGCATGGCTGTAAAAATCTCCCAGTGAGTGAGATCGGGGAGGATGGGCTGTTCCCCTATCCTGGAGGTCTTCAGGCCCACCAAGGCACTAAGAAAGCCCAATGCCGGGTATTTAGGATGCTTCTGGCTATAAGGCATCATTTGACAAGTGACTcctcagcagcagtgctgatgTGAGCAGTCACTGCATTCCCCCACTCACTCAACCCCCTGTCTGGAGCTGCCGTGGCCCAGGGACAGCAGAGAACTCTTGGATGGTGGGATGGCGGTGGTTTCCTGCGGTGCGTGCTGTGCAGAGACCCACTGCCGGCTGCCTGATGCCCGCAGCCACCGGGACCCTCCTCCGCAGCACAGTACCCAGAGGCAAGTGTGATGCATGGTCCAAGAGCTGCAACAGGGCACAGAAAGAGCAGGAGAGACCACACACATCACTGCAGGAGCTGGGAAATCACATGAAAATTCTCtaattgtcattatttttttcctgcttcttttagTTATTTAACAGCAAGCAAACCGGACTCCCCCAAAGTTGCTCCATCCTATGAAAACCTAAAACTGACCACCCGGAGagagcagctctgcctcctccacAAGCACCTTTCCCTGCACCAGTTGGGACTGGCGAGCAACTGTGCCTCAGCTGACCGGGACggcagcagcttctccagccATTTGCTCAGGACCAAAGATGCCGACAGCAGGACGCGGTCGCGTGATGGCTGGGAAGATCACGCAACCTTGCTGAAGCTCCCCGCCGCTATGGTGTACGTGAGGGAtcagcagctggaggagaagctGCACCTCCTCAAGCACAGGGAACGGCTGCAGCATTTCCTCATGCAGCGGTGCCAGCCAGGCCAGCGGGCAGATGGAGACCCAAAGCCCCTGCCCGAGGAGCGGCCCCTCTCCCCATGGCCAAACATCACGGCAGGGTGCAAGGAGGAAAGGTCCTTCCTGGAGGATGCTGCagatgggaaggaagagaaggcGCTTTGGCTGAGCAGGGACAGCTCTGAGCTCCAAGAAAAGGTGAAGGCAACAAGGGACGATGGTGCAGACGCACCGCTGGATCTGTCAGACTCTGGCCGTGGCAGGGACACAGGCTGGCACAGCCGCCGGGAGCCATGGGGGGCCAGCAGCCCACAGCCAAGCCCCGGGGAGAGCCCCACTGTGTCGGCAGCCCACGGCCCCGGCAAGAGACACGAGGCAGAGCGGGACAACTTGCGTTTCCCCTACCGCTGGCCCAATGCCACCCGGGCACTGCCTGGTgctgttgaggaggaggaggaggaggaggaggatgcagctgTGGTGAGTACAGTTCGTGTTGGCATCAACCATggacccttcccctccccaaggTGCCCGGCACTGGATGCTGGCACCATTATGACCACCATTAATGACCCGTGGGAGGATGGCTTTGCTGCCTTTGAAGCCAACGGGGACACATTTAGACATGGCAAAGCCACAGCCGCTCAGCCCTGGCTCTTGTTGCCCATCTCCCCTCCCTTCCAGTGCCCGTGGGGTTTCCATCCAGGTCCAAGGACCAGTGTGCAGGAGTGCCTGTGTCCCATCCCTCAGGTTGGTGCAGGAGGGGTGCTGAGCTCCCCTGCAACACACCACCAGTGCATAGAAAGGCCTCTGCGATGCTCGTCCCCACGGGTGTCACAGTCATCATGtaggggctggggacagcccttTCCTCCTGCCTGGCAAAGGCAGCATTTTTGCTCCCTGTATCCTACAGCTCACGCTCTCACGGGCACATCCGACAAACAACTCCACGCCGAGAGACCCAGAGGCCCTTCCAGAGACTGGGGTGAGACTGGATGCCAGTGCACAGAAGGGAGAAGCAGGTAAAAAGCCCCAGGCAAACATGACTCTTGATAAGGCAAGAGCAAAAGGCACATTTTGGTGACGGTATCTTACAGCAGGAGctctctgtgctgggctctgcaCGCACCTGCAATCCCGCTGACCAAAGCAGTAGCTAACCAGCACAGGATGCCCTTCCAGGGACCCAGGTGGCTCCCAGCTCTTTTGGGCCATCAGGGGAACTTCGTGTTTCACATTTCCATCCTTGAGGTCTCAATTTTCAACCCTAGGGATGCCCAAAATTTAGGCTCAGTATCTATAGGGAGAAGAGCCCAGTATCTCTGCCCAGCATAGACCATGAGCCACCCGTGGGGTGCCCTTGGTCACCCTGCAGAGCACCCTGCACTCAGCTGCTGGGTGACGCGGAGTTCTCCAGGAGCTAAAGAGGTCAGTTAGCACCGACCCATTGGCAAAACCCACCCCACGATGAGCCGTGACAAGACAAAGTTGCTTCTCCAGCATTACCCGCCCCTCTCAGGGAAGCAGAAGCTCAAAAGTCACCCCAGCAGAGATGGGAAAAATCTGGGTTTGCAGGACTCACAACTGGAAAAACCATCCCTGTCTGTGCCCCCTTGCTCCAAAGCATGCCCTGTGCTGGCACAGCGTGTAGGGTTGAGCATGGAGCAAGGGATGCTGGTACCTGCAACAGGTAGGACAGGatgctctcctccccttcccttcttcatCCTCTGTAAGAGTCCTTTCCATTCCCAAAACCAGCAGTGCCCTTTGTCAGGGGACACGCGGTGCTTTCTCCCTGCCTGGCCGCCATGGGACATGGGTGCCAGGTTTGCCTGGGcgggtgggaggcagcagccatGGGGAGCGGAGCAGGGAGCACGTCTGCTGAGAGCTGCTCGGTACCGGCCTTACTGGCTTGGCCAGAAAGTTGAGCTCACCTGGATTAGTTGGTCTGGGCGTGTCAGAGCGGTTTGGGAACACTCTCCAGAGCAGGATTTTGCAtggtggaaaaaagaaaaaaaaaaagggagtccTCTGTGATTTATATGCTAAGGAGATATCATCACAGCAGAAGAATTTCAGCTGATTACATTCTGGGTGTGGGAATACAGGACTTTCTTCAGTTCTCACCTTAAGGTTGACACAAAGCCCAGGAAACAATACACAAATACTTCTGCACTTTCTAGTGAACTTTAACCCGCGGAAGAATAAAGTGAGGATGGGATCAGACTACGGGGGCTCCAGGAGTGCCTGAAAGCAGCACCGTCTGCTCTCCCACCTGAGCAGGGGCAGCGGGTGAGGCTGCCCTGCCAACAGTCCTACCCCAGCTAGACCACCTAGGTGTCAGGAACAAGAAATATTGAGGTCCCTGCCCCTCGGAAGAGGGCACAGCTCCATCCCCAGCCTTTTCTGCCCCTCCACGGCCAGCACAGGTGTGCCGGTGTGGGTGCAGACAGGGTGATGCCACCGCCAGCAAGGCTGGGTCCCTGGCGCGGGCAGCTTTGCTCTGTGCAAAGGTCGGGTGCGTGTCTGGTGCGTGCAAGTACGTGTCAGGGGTTGTATAGCCTCGGGGCCTGTGTGCAGCAAAATCCTTTTGCTGGGCAGAGAAGCAGCTCCCCcacctttccttcctctgctcctcagcaCATGTTCCCTGCCGAGAACCACCAACTGGCACAGGCagtaaacgtgaggatttggccTCTTTACCCAGACATGCATCTCCCCACCTGGGTCTCAAATGGGAAGGTGCAGTCTAGGGTTTTAAATATCCCTCAGCTTCCCAACCCACACACGGCCACAGACTTTGGGGCAGCACTTGTGACCTTGGGGTAGCAAAGTCCTACAGATACAGCTTTATTGGGAGCTAGTTCCCTAACAGAGTCCTGTTGGATCTCCCATAAACATTCATTTCAAGCCACATAGCTCAGAGTGCCTCTGCTCTACAACACAGTTTATTGCTGAATCT encodes the following:
- the RBBP8NL gene encoding RBBP8 N-terminal-like protein, which codes for MTTESFAEFLNKLKEIHEKEVQGLQSKLTELTTEKCRDAQRIEELFAKNHQLREQQKALKENVKVLENRLRAGLCDRCMVTQELAKKKQNEYESSHFQSLKHIFILTNETNRLREENKTLKEELKTLRSLEDRTKHAGVTARESSSTPSSPLPLLSPVSKNAGTEKAAHRGAEETHHDVSGLELEEEKPAGQKSSPSSRTSPGTVLQEVSLAEMASQRVANQLHGTIALVRPGSRPCFLEKSPLGAAVSPPARKTPLPPEHEHSPSLEAYLTASKPDSPKVAPSYENLKLTTRREQLCLLHKHLSLHQLGLASNCASADRDGSSFSSHLLRTKDADSRTRSRDGWEDHATLLKLPAAMVYVRDQQLEEKLHLLKHRERLQHFLMQRCQPGQRADGDPKPLPEERPLSPWPNITAGCKEERSFLEDAADGKEEKALWLSRDSSELQEKVKATRDDGADAPLDLSDSGRGRDTGWHSRREPWGASSPQPSPGESPTVSAAHGPGKRHEAERDNLRFPYRWPNATRALPGAVEEEEEEEEDAAVLTLSRAHPTNNSTPRDPEALPETGVRLDASAQKGEADDDDDTESGKQESDEPDTTDSEVAASYEDDILQEAQAEGKYFCTKDKAHALQKKRKRGQDPWTKGAKKSMRGRKKVKVEQGSAGIMKQTENCSASHNDTSEES